The genomic interval CCGCTGGCAACGGGGATTCCCTTCAACTGGAAGGACCTGACCCCGGTTGCAATGCTGGCTCTCGATGAATTCGTGCTCTGGGTGAATGCCGAGAAGCCGTACAACAGCGTCAAGGACTACGTCGAAGCCGCAAAGGCGGCACCGGGCGGCACCTTCAAGATGGGCGGCACCGGCTCGAAGCAGGAGGATCAGATCATTACCGTCGGCATCGAGAAGGCGATCGATGCGAGGTTCACCTACATCCCCTACAAGGGCGGCGGCGAAGTCGCCGTCCAGCTCGTCGGCAATCACGTCGATTCGACCGTCAACAATCCGATCGAAGCGGTCGCGCAATGGCGCGGCGGCAAGCTCCGTCCGCTCTGCGTCTTCGACGCGCAGCCGATGGCCTATGACGAACCGATCGCCGACGGCAAGGCCTGGAAGGATATTCCAACCTGCAAGTCGCAGGGCCTCGCAATGGAATATCTCATGCTGCGCGGCATCTTCATGTCGCCCAAAGCCACGAAGGACCAGGTCGAGTATTACGTCGAGCTGTTCAAGAAAGTCCGCGCCACGCCGGAGTGGCAGGACTTCATGAAGAGCGGCGCCTTCAACACGACCTTCCTGACCGGGGCCGACTACGCCAAGTGGATCGAAGCGGAGGAGAAGCGCCACGAGGGCTTGATGAAGGACGCCGGCTTCCTCGCGCCGGGGAATTGACCCCTGACATCGGTGACGGCTGAGGACGCAGGTCGTCCTCCCGTCGGCCGCGACCGCGAAACAGCGCGACTTTATCTGGAGGCCCCATGACTGAACTACCCGGATCCGAATCTGGCCCGGCACACAAGACGCTGGAAATCGGCATGGCGCTGTTGATCGGCGCCTTCGGCCTGGTCGTGATCTTCGGCAGCCTGAAGGCCGGTATCAACTGGGGTGCGGAAGGCCCGCGTGCCGGCTTCTTCCCCTTCTATATCGGCACCGCCATCGTCGCCGCGAGCGCCATCAACCTTTGGAGCGCTCAACGCAACACCGACCGCCGGCTGTTCGCAGCATGGGGACAGCTTCGCCAGGTCATGAGCGTCGTCGTACCCACCGCGATCTATGTCGGCTCGATGCCGTTCATCGGCCTCTATGTCTCCTCGATGCTCTTTATCGCCTGGTTCATGCGCTGGCTCGGCGGCTATCGCTGGCTGACCACCATCGCCGTGGCCGTCGGCATGCCGGTCCTGACCTACCTTGTTTTCGAACGCTGGTTCCTGGTCCCGCTTCCCAAGGGTCCGCTCGAGGAATGGCTTGGTCTGTAGAAGGCTTGGCCTGCAAGGGCTGTGCCGTCAATTCAGTTGTTGTTGCAGGACGCATCGATATGGAAGAGTTAGCCAACCTGTTTCACGGCTTCGCGGTCGCCCTGCAGCCCTACAACATCATGCTGATGATCATCGGCATCACGCTCGGGGTGATCATCGGCGTGCTTCCGGGGCTCGGCGGTGCCAACGGCGTGGCGATCCTCCTGCCCCTCACCTTCAGCATGCCGCCGACATCGGCGATCATCATGCTGTCCTGCATCTATTGGGGCGCATTGTTCGGCGGCGCCATCACCTCGATCCTGTTCAACATACCCGGAGAGCCCTGGTCGGTGGCGACCACGTTCGACGGCTACCCGATGGCGCAACAGGGCAAACCCGGCGAAGCGCTGACGGCCGCCTTCACCTCCTCCTTCGTAGGCGCGCTGTTTGCGGTCATCATGATCACGCTCGTCGCCCCCCTGGTCGCAGGCTTCGCGCTGCGATTTGGTCCGGCGGAAAAGTTCGCCGTCTACTTCCTCGCCTTCTGCAGCTTCGTTGGCCTGAGCAAGGAGCCGCCGTTCAAGACCATCGCGGCGATGATGATGGGTTTCGCGCTCGCGGCGGTCGGCCTGGATTCGATCACGGGGCAGTTGCGGCTGACCTTCGGCGTCACGGAGTTGCTCAACGGGTTCGATTTCCTGATCGCCGTGATTGGCCTGTTCGGGATCGGCGAGATCCTGCTGACCATGGAGGAAGGGCTGGCCTTCCGCGGCGGCAACG from Bradyrhizobium arachidis carries:
- a CDS encoding tripartite tricarboxylate transporter substrate binding protein codes for the protein MKPFVLNVALAAIAMSCVCSTASSAAWEPVRPVEFIVPAGTGGGADQMARTIQGIVTKHSLMKQPLVVINKAGGAGGEGFLDVKTASNNPHKIIITLSNLFTTPLATGIPFNWKDLTPVAMLALDEFVLWVNAEKPYNSVKDYVEAAKAAPGGTFKMGGTGSKQEDQIITVGIEKAIDARFTYIPYKGGGEVAVQLVGNHVDSTVNNPIEAVAQWRGGKLRPLCVFDAQPMAYDEPIADGKAWKDIPTCKSQGLAMEYLMLRGIFMSPKATKDQVEYYVELFKKVRATPEWQDFMKSGAFNTTFLTGADYAKWIEAEEKRHEGLMKDAGFLAPGN
- a CDS encoding tripartite tricarboxylate transporter TctB family protein, with amino-acid sequence MTELPGSESGPAHKTLEIGMALLIGAFGLVVIFGSLKAGINWGAEGPRAGFFPFYIGTAIVAASAINLWSAQRNTDRRLFAAWGQLRQVMSVVVPTAIYVGSMPFIGLYVSSMLFIAWFMRWLGGYRWLTTIAVAVGMPVLTYLVFERWFLVPLPKGPLEEWLGL